The Streptomyces sp. R28 region CTGATCCGCGGCCGCGGTACGAGTCCAACAGTTTTCCAACAATGGAGGGGAAGCGGACCATCATGCGAAGGTCAACGCTGGCCGCGGTGGCGGCTATCGGCAGTGCGAGCCTGATGCTCTCGGCATGCAGCAAAGCCGATGACAACGGTGAGGGCGGAAACAAGTCGGCTGGGGCCAACGCAGCGACCAAGGGTGTCGTCAACGCCTCCACCCAGAAGGGTGGGACGGTCACGTACGAGTACTCGGACGTCCCGGACTCCTTCGACCCCGGCAACACGTACTACGCGTACATGTACAACCTCAGCCGGCTGTACGCTCGCCCGCTGATGACCTTCAAGCCCGGCCCGGGCGAGGAGGGCAACACGCTGGTCCCGGACCTCGCCGCGAGCGCGGGCGTTTCGAGCGACGGCGGCAAGACCTGGACGTACAAGCTGCGTTCGGGCCTGAAGTACCAGGACGGCACGCCGATCACCTCGAAGGACGTCAAGTACGCCGTCGAGCGCTCCAACTTCGCGCGTGACGTGCTCTCCCTCGGCCCGAACTACTTCCAGCAGTTCCTGGACGGCGGCGACAAGTACAAGGGCCCCTACAAGGACAAGAGCGCCGAGGGTCTGAAGTCCATCGAGACGCCGGACGACACCACGGTCGTCTTCCACCTCAACCGCGCCTTCCAGGAGTTCGACTACCTGGTCGCGACGCCCCAGACGGCTCCGGTGCCCCAGGCCAAGGACAAGGGCATCGACTACGTCAAGAGCATCGTGTCCTCGGGCTCGTACCAGTTCGAGAGCTACGAGGAGGGCAAGCAGGCCGTCCTCGTCCGCAACAAGAACTGGGACCCGAAGACGGACCCGCTGCGCAAGCAGTACCCGGACAAGATCGTCGTCAAGCTCAAGGTCAACGCCGAGACGATCGACCAGGACGTCCAGGCCGGCACGGCGATCGACATGGGCGGTACCGGCGTCCAGGCCGCGACCCAGGCGAAGGTCGTCAACAGCGCCGACCTGAAGGCCAACACGGACAACACCTACGGTGGCCGCCTGGTCTACATGGCGATCAACACCCAGGTCGCGCCGTTCGACAAGGTCGAGTGCCGCAAGGCCGTCCAGTACGCCATCGACAAGGTCTCCGTGCAGACCGCCGAGGGCGGCCCGATCCGCGGTGACATCGCCAGCACCGTCCTGCCGCCGGACATCCCGGGCTACCAGAAGGCGGACGTCTACGCCACCAAGGGCAACAAGGGCGACGCCGCCAAGGCCAAGGAGCAGCTGAAGGCCTGCGGCAAGTCGAGCATCAGCACCAACATCTCGGCGCGCAGCGACCGCCCGCAGGAGATCGACGCGGCCACCGCGATCATCGCCTCGCTGAAGAAGGTCGGCATCAACGCCAGCCTGAAGCAGTACCCGTCGGGCAAGTACTTCACCGACTACGCGGGTGTGCCGTCGTTCGACAAGAAGCAGAACATCGGTCTGCACATGATGCAGTGGGGTGCCGACTGGCCGGGTGGCTACGGCTTCCTGCAGCAGATCCTGCACGGTGACGCGATCGGCGCCTCGGGCAACACCAACCTCTCGTACCTCGATGACAAGCAGATCAACGAGATGCTGGAGAAGGCCATCGCCACCGAGGACGAGACCCAGCGCAACAGCATGTACGCCGAGATCGACAAGCTTGCGATGGACCAGGCGGCGATCGTCCCGCTGACCTACTTCAAGGTCCTGCTGTACCGCCCGGCCAACTTCACCAACCTGGTGTCCACGGCGGCCTTCAGCGGTCAGTACGACTACCTCAACATCGGCACGACCAAGAAGTAGCCCCGGAAGGCAGGTGAAGGCATTGGTGCCCGCGGGCTTCGCGGCCCGCGGGCACCAGCGCCGGTCCCCGTGATCTCGTACATCCTCCGTCGGACGCTCGCGGCAGTGATCCTGCTGCTCGTCGTCACCGCGGTCACCTTCGCGATCTTCTTCCTGCTGCCACGGATGGCCGGCCAGACCGCCGACCAGCTCGCGCAGCAGTACATCGGAAAGAGCCCGACGAAGGCAGACATCCTCGCGGTCAAGCAGAACCTCGGTCTGGACCAGCCCCTCTACGTTCAGTACTGGCACTTCATCAAGGGGATCGTGGCCGGCGCCACATACGACCTGGGCCCCACCACGACGCACTGCAACGCGCCGTGCTTCGGCTACTCCTTCAAGAACCACGTCGAGGTCTGGCCGCAGCTCACCTCCCGCCTTCCGGTGACCATCTCGCTGGCCGGCGGCGCCGCCGTGCTGTGGCTGGTGTCCGGTGTGCTGATCGGCGTGATCTCCGCGCTCAAGCCCCGCAGCATCTTCGACCGCGCGTTCATGGGCGTCGCGCTCGCCGGTGTTTCGCTGCCCATGTTCTTCACGGGCAACCTGGCGCTGCTGCTCTTCACCTTCCAGTGGCCGATCTTCGGCCGTACCTACGTACCGTTCACCGAGAATCCGGCGCAGTGGGCCAACACCCTCTTCCCGGCGTGGTGTTCGCTCGCTCTGCTGTACTCCGCCATCTACGCGCGGCTGACCCGCTCGGGCATGCTGGAGACGATGAACGAGGACTTCATCCGCACGGCCCGCGCCAAGGGCCTGCGCGAGCGCAAGGTCGTGGCCCGGCACGGGCTGCGGGCCGCGCTGACCCCGATCATCACCGTCTTCGGCATGGACCTGGGCCTGCTGCTGGGCGGCGCGGTGATCACCGAGACCGTCTTCTCGCTGCCCGGCATCGGTCAGTACGCGGTCCAGGGCATCACCGACAACGACCTGCCCCCGATCCTCGGCGTCACCCTGCTCGCCGCCTTCTTCGTCGTGATCGCAAATCTCCTGGTGGACCTGCTCTACGCCGCCGCCGACCCGCGGGTGAGGCTCTCGTGACCGAACTCTCCAAGACCGGAGCCGCCGTGGGCGAGCCCTCGCCCTCGAACGTGCCCGACGCCTTCCTCGCGGTCCGCGATCTCAAGGTGCACTTCCCGACCGACGACGGCCTGGTCAAGTCCGTCGACGGGCTCACCTTCCAGGTGGAGAAGGGCAAGACCCTCTGCATCGTGGGCGAGTCCGGCTCCGGCAAGTCCGTCACCTCGCTGGCGATCATGGGGCTGCACCGGCTCGGCGCGCGCGGCAAGAACGTGCAGATGTCCGGCGAGATCTGGCTCGGCGGCAAGGAACTGGTCTCCGCCGCCCCGGACGAGGTGCGCCGGCTGCGCGGCCGCGAGATGGCGATGATCTTCCAGGACCCGCTGTCCGCGATGCACCCGTACTACACGATCGGCAACCAGATCGTGGAGGCGTACCGGGTCCATCACGACGTCAACAAGAAGACCGCGCGCAAGCGGGCGATCGAGATGCTCGACCGGGTCGGCATCCCCGAGCCGGACCAGCGGGTCGACAACTACCCGCACGAGTTCTCCGGCGGTATGCGCCAGCGCGCGATGATCGCCATGGCGCTCGTCAACAACCCCGAACTGCTCATCGCGGACGAGCCGACCACCGCCCTCGACGTCACCGTCCAGGCGCAGATCCTCGACCTCATCCGTGACCTGCAGAAGGAGTTCGGCTCCGCGGTCGTCCTCATCACCCACGACCTGGGTGTGGTCGCCGAGATCGCCGACGACGTCCTCGTGATGTACGGCGGACGGTGCGTGGAGCGGGGCAGCGTCGACGACGTCTTCGAGCGGCCGCAGCACCCCTACACCTGGGGCCTGCTCGGCTCGATGCCGCGCATCGACCGGGAGACCTCCGAGCGGCTCATCCCCGTCAAGGGCCACCCGCCGAGCCTCATCAACGTCCCCTCGGGCTGCGCCTTCCACCCCCGCTGCCCGTACGCGGACATCCCCAAGGGCGATGTCACCCGTACCGTGCGCCCGGAGCTCCAGCAGGTCGGCGGCGGGCACTTCTCCGCGTGCCACCTCTCGCCGGAGGACCGCACGCGGATCTGGACCGAAGAGATTGCGCCGAAGCTGTGAGTGAGACGAAGAAGACGGACGCGGCCCCCTCGGTTCCGCATCAGGCATCCGCCTCCGACGAGCGCGAGGTACTCCTCAAGGTCGAGGGACTGCAGAAGCACTTCCCGATCCGCAAGGGCGTGCTCCAGCGCCAGGTCGGCGCGGTCAAGGCCGTCGACGGCATCGACTTCGAGGTGCGCAAGGGCGAGACGCTCGGCGTGGTCGGCGAGTCGGGCTGCGGCAAGTCGACCATGGGGCGGGTCATCACCCGGCTCCAGGACCCGACCGGCGGCTCGATCCACTTCGAGGGCAAGGACATCACGCGGCTGAACACGGCCGGGATGCGTCCGCTGCGGCGAGACATCCAGATGATCTTCCAGGACCCGTACGGCTCCCTGAACCCCCGGCACACCATCGGCGGCATCGTCTCGGCGCCGTTCCGCCTCCAGGGTGTCGAGCCGGAGGGCGGGGTGAAGAAGGAGGTCCAGCGGCTCCTGGAGCTGGTGGGCCTGAGCCCCGAGCACTTCAACCGCTACCCGCACGAGTTCTCCGGCGGCCAGCGCCAGCGCATCGGCATCGCCCGGGCGCTGGCCCTGAAGCCGAAGCTGGTGGTCGCCGACGAGCCGGTCTCGGCCCTCGACGTGTCGATCCAGGCGCAGGTCGTGAACCTGATGGACGACCTCCAGGAGGAGCTCGGCCTCACCTACGTGATCATCGCGCACGACCTCTCCGTCGTACGGCACGTCTCGGACCGTATCGCGGTGATGTACCTCGGCAAGATCGTCGAACTCGCCGACCGCAGCTCGCTGTACGAGGCGCCGATGCACCCGTACACCAAGGCCCTGATGTCGGCGGTCCCGGTCCCCGACCCCAAGCGCCGGGGCGCGAAGAGCGAACGCATCCTGCTCCGCGGCGACGTCCCCTCGCCGATCTCCCCGCCCACCGGCTGCCGCTTCCACACCCGGTGCTGGAAGGCGACGGAGATCTGCAAGACGACCGAGCCGCCGCTGCTGGAGCTGCGGCCCGGCCAGCGTGTCGCCTGCCATCACCCGGAGAACTTCGAGGACCAGGCCCCGCAGGACACCGTGCTGCTGAGTGCCGCCAAGGAGGCGGCGGAGCTGGTCTCCGACGAGGTGCTCGCGGAGTCGGCGCAGACGTCGGTGGCTGTGGCCGCGCAGGTGGAGGCCGAGACGGAGGTCTCGTCCGCGGACGCTTCCGCCGAGAACGCTTCCGCCGAGAACGCCTCCGCCGAGAACGCCTCCTCCGAGGCCGCCTCCTCCGAGGAGCCCGAGGCTTCCTCGGCGAGTGCCGACTCGTCCGGCGAGTCCACCGACAAGTAACCCAGCCCGCACCCCTGCCTTGCTTTGCAAGGCGGGGGTGTTTTGCTGCGCAAGAATGTACGGGTGCTCCAGCAACTGTTCAGCCCGTCCGTCCAGCACACGCTCGACCTGATCGGCATCTTTGTCTTCGCGATCTCCGGCGCCCTGCTGGCCGTCCGCAAGAACTTCGACGTCTTCGGCATCGCCGTCCTCGCCGAGGTCACCGCCCTGGGCGGCGGGCTGTTCCGGGACGTGATCATCGGCGCCGTGCCCCCGGCCGCCTTCACGGACCTGGGGTACTTCCTCACCCCGCTGCTCGCCGCGCTGCTCGTCTTCTTCCTCCACCCGCACGTGGAGCGCATCCAGACCGGCGTGAACGTCTTCGACGCGGCGGGCCTCGGCCTCTTCTGCGTCGCCGGGACGACGAAGGCGTACGACTACGGGCTCAACCTCACCGCCTCCGTCGCCCTGGGCCTCGCGACCGCCGTGGGCGGCGGTGTGCTGCGCGATGTCCTGGCCAACGAGGTGCCGTCACTGCTGCGCTGGGACCGCGACCTGTACGCGGTCCCGGCGATCGTCGGCGCCACGATGACCGTCCTGTGTCTCCACTACGACGCCCTGACCCCGCTCACCAGCGCCCTCGCGGCCGTCACGGCGTTCGTGCTGCGGCTGCTGGCGATGCGGTACCACTGGCGAGCTCCGCGTGCCTGGAACCGGCGGTCGACGGTGCGAGAGGAGTAGTCCCGCCGGAGCCCGGCGCCATACGCACCGGGGGCTGCGTGTCCATCACCTCGGTCAGCCAGCGGAACGCCGGGACGACCTGCGGCTTCCACAGCGCCATGGTGTGGCCGCCCGCGCTCTTCGGTATGAACACCACGTCCACGGTCGTCGGCGCCTTCGCGACCCGCCTCAGGGCCATGGCCGCCTCGTACCCGTCCTTCGGCTGACCGGACAGATAGAGCGCGACGCGCGGCGGGACACGGGACTTCTTGAGGAGCACATACGGGTTGTTCGCGGCCCGCAGGGCCGGGGACCTGCCGGCGAGCGACTGAGGTACGGCGACGGGGTCGTTGTAGCCGGACATGCTGACCGCGGCCCGGTAGCGGTCGGGGTGGGCGACGGCCAGCTTCGCCGCGCAGTGCGCCCCCGCCGAGTATCCGGCGACCGCCCAGCCGTCCGGCGCGGCCTGGGCCCGGAAGTTGTCCATGACCATCTTCGGCACGTCGATGCTGAGCCAGCTGTCCGCGTTCACCTTCCCCGGGATGTTCGCGCAGCCCGTGTCCCTGCCCGGCAGCAGCGTGGTGCGCGGCGAGACGATGATGAACGGCTCGATCTGCCCGCTGCGCATCAGCGGCGCCAGCTGCTGGGGCGCGTCCATCGTGCCGTACCACGCCTTGGACGAGCCCGGATAACCCGGCAGCACCTCGACGACCGGGAACTTGTGATTGCGGTAGGCGGGGTCGCGGTACTGCGGCGGCAGCCAGACGTTGACCTCGGCGTGCACTCCGGACACCCGGCCCTTGAGCTGCGTGACGAGCACCCCGCCCTCCGCGCGCATGCCGGGTCCCTTGCCCGGCGTGAAGGCCTGCCGGACCTTGGGCAGCTTCTCCAGCGCGATCCCGCCGGTGCCGGTCGCCCCGAGGTCGGCGGCCTCGTGCACATGGTCGCTGGTGCCGAGCAGGTCGCCCCAGTTGTCGTACAGCTGGTTGGAGTTGTTGACCAGCGTGAAGACCAGGGCGACCGCCGTGCCCTGGGCGAACAGCAGCATCAGCATCCGGGCGGCGGTCCGCAGGACCTTGGGTCCGCGCACCCGTGACCAGAGGATCAGCGGCAGCGCGACGGCGACGGCGCACAGCGCGATGAGCGTGTAGAGGAATGGGGTCCCGGTGAGACTCATGTCCCGATAGAGGGCTTATCGGCATCTCAGGTTTCGGACGGCGGACGACGCTTACCGAAAAGTTGCCCACATCTCAATGAGCCGTAGCGGTTCGGGAGCGAGAAAAGCTACCGCTTAGTAGTTAGTTGTTGTGCCGTTCAGCCATGCCAGAAGCAGCCTCCGCCCCGACGGCCCCGCAGGCCACGATCGGCGACAGCGAATTCGACCGCGACACCGCGCTCATCCCGCGCGCACCCGGCGTCTACGACATCGACCTCTCGGCCGGCTGGACCATCATCAGCGCGGTCAACGGCGGCTACCTGCTGGCCGTCCTCGGCCGCGCCCTCGCGGACGCCCTGCCGCACAGCGACCCGTTCACCATCTCCGCGCACTACCTGACCGCGTCCCAGCCGGGCCCGGCGGTCGTCCGCACGGACGTGGTGCGCACGGGGCGGACGCTGTCGACCGGCCAGGCCTCCCTCTTCCAGTACGACGCCGAGGGCAACGAGATCGAACGCATCCGCGTCCTCGCCTCGTACGGCGACCTCGACTCCCTCCCCGACGACGTCCGTACGACGGCCAAGCCGCCGGTGTTCGCGCCCATGGAGCACTGCTTCGGCCCCGAGGACAGTCCCGCCCCCGTCTCGGGCAGCTCGGCCATCGCCGACCGCCTGATGCTCAAGCTCGACCCGTCCACCCTGGGATGGGCGCTCGGTCAGCCGTCGGGCAAGGGCGAGATGCGGGCGTGGTTCGGCCTCGCCGACGGCCGTGACGCCGACCCGCTCTCGCTGCTGCTGGCGGTGGACGCGCTGCCCCCGACCGCCTTCGAGATCGGCATCTCCGGCTGGGTCCCGACGGTCGAACTCACCGTCCACGTACGGTGCCGCCCGGCCCCGGGCCCGCTGCGGGTGTCCATCACGACGCGCAACCTCGCGGGCGGGTTCCTGGAGGAGGACGCGGAAGTGTGGGACAGCGCGGACAGGTTGGTGGCGCAGTCGAGGCAGCTGGCACGGGTAAGGCTGAGCTGAGACGCCCCTGAAGGAACTCGCCGGCAGCTGCGGTGTTGCGCTGCCGGCGGTCGCTTCTGTCACGGCCTTGTATCAGCGAGTAGGGAGAGGCTCCGAGGGAACGCGCAGGTCAGCGAGGTGTCTTGAGGGGTGCTTTGCTCCGCGCACAGGCTGCTTACAGCAGGGCCTCAAGGAAGCCCTAAGCGGCGTTGGTTGAGTTCGCGCCCAGGACTTCCTCATCTTTCTTGGAGCTGTTTCTCATGAAGCGTGCGCGTCTCCTCCCTGCCGTGGCCCTGCTGGCGCTCTCGCCCCTGGCCCTGGTGGCCTGTGGGTCCGGCGACTCGTCGTCGACCTCGAACAGCGGCAACTCCGGGCAGCAGTCGTCGTCCTGCCAGCCGCCCTCGGGTGTGTCCAGCGGGGCGCCGTCGGGCATGCCGAGCGGTGCTCCCTCGGGTGCGCCGTCGGCAGGGGCGTCCGGTGCTCCCTCGGGTGCGCCGAGCGGGGCTCCCAGCGGCGCCCCCGGCGGGGGGCGGGGCGGCGGTCCGGGCGGCCCCGGCGGTGGCCAGGGTGGCGGCTGTGGCGGTCCGGGGGGCGGCCAGGGCGGCGGGGCGGCTCCCAGCGGCGCCCCGAGCGGTGCGCCGAGCGCGGCGGCCACGGCGACCAAGAACTGACGTGGGACGCCGCAGGGCAGGGGCGGCACCTCCGCCGCACGACAGGGGCGGCACTCCCGTACACCGGGGGTGCCGCCCCTGTCGTGCTGCCGGTGCTCAGTCCAGCCAGTGCTCCCGGCCGATGCTGATCAGCCGCATCTGGCGGGTCGCGACCTGGGCGACGCGCCGCCGATCCTCCTCCGGCTCCTCCAGGACCTCCAGGAACAGTGAGGCCGTCATCAGCATCTGGTCGACGTAGAGGTCGGCGAGCATGAGGAGGTCGTCGTCGTTCCAGCCTGCGGAGACCGGGTCCTTGGTGAGCGCGGCCTTCACTTCCTCGGCGAAACGTGCCAGTTGGTCCTGGATCGCCTCCCGCACCGACTGCACCCCGCCGTGCCGCTCGCGGGCGATGAAGCGGACGTGGGCCGGGTGCGTCGCGACGTGCTGGGCGATCAACCCGACGGCGCGCTCTATGCGTTGGTCGCTGTCGCCGGACGAGGAGACGATCGTGCGGATCATCGGGTGCAGGCTGCCCAGCGCCTCCTCGACGAGGGCGACGCCGAGGTCGGCGGTGGAACGGAAGTGCCGGTAGAAGGCCGTCGGGGCGACGCCGACGGCGCGGGTGACCTCGCGCAGACCGAGACTGCTCAGGCTCTGCTCCTCCAGCAGTCCCAGCGCGGCGTCCAGGAGCGCCTGCCGGGTCTTCTGTTTCTGGGCCTGCCGAAGGCCGAGAGTGTGACTCATACCATGCAGTTAACAACTGTTCTCTGGAATTGAAAAGCCGCGGGGCGCGCTAGACTTGAGAGTCAGTGAACAACTGTTACTACAACTGTTCACCGAAACGTAACGAGAGAGATCGATCAGAGAGATCTCGAAGGGGGACCCGAATCCCATGCTGTTCCTCGTCGCCGCACTCCTGCTGTTGGGCGTGCTCCTGGGCACCGTGGCCCACGCGCCGCTCGCCTTCACCGCCGTCGCCGCCGCCGTGATCGTCGCCTGGCTGGGCATCTTCGCCGCCCGCGAGCGCCGCGCCCGCCGCAACTGACTCCACCCACCCACCCGCCGCACCGACTTCTCAGGAGCTGATACCGATGCAACTCACCGCACCGGCCACCGCCCGCCCCGGCACCCGCAACCGCACCCGCGACGCCGACGGCATGGCCGTGGCGTCCTTCATCCTCGGCCTCCTCGGCCTGCTGGTCTTCAACGTCTTCCTCGGCCCGGTCGCCATCGTCCTGGCGGCAGCGTCCCTGTGGCGCGGCACGAAGCGCCGGGGCCGCGCGTTCCTGGGCATGGGCCTCGGGGTCGCCGACCTCCTGGTTCTGCTGGCGTTCGTGCAGCTGGACAACACGCTGTCCTGGAGCTTCTAGCAGTCCCCGGGCGCTCCTGGAGGCGGTGTCCGGATCTGACGGCAGGCGGCCGGGGACGAGCCGCAGCCGTGAGCCGACCGCAGCGAGTGGGCACGGCCCGCAGTGCCGGGCTTCTCGCCACCGACCTCAAAGCAACATCTCAGGGCAGCAGCTCAAGGGCAGCAGCTCAAGGGCAGCACCCCAAGGGCAACACAGGCCGGCCGCACCGCCCGGCTGCACTCCCGGGCCACCTTGACACAAGGTCGCTTACCGGGGCCCTTTAGAATCGTGGCCACCATGGCTTACCTCGATCACGCCGCGACGACTCCCATGCTCCCGGAGGCGGCAGAGGCACTGACCGCCCAGCTGGGCATCACCGGCAACGCCTCCTCCCTCCACGCATCCGGACGCCGCGCGAGGCGAACCGTCGAGGAGGCCCGCGAAACCCTCGCGGAAGCGCTCGGCGCCCGCCCCAGCGAGGTCGTCTTCACCTCCGGCGGCACCGAGGCCGACAACCTCGCGATCAAGGGCCTGTACTGGTCCCGCCGCGACGCGGACCCGGCAGGAACCCGCACCCGCGTCCTGGCCAGCCCCGTGGAGCACCACGCCGTCCTCGACGCCGTCCACTGGCTCGGCGAACACGAGGGCGCCACCGTCGAGTACCTCCCCGTCGACTCCCACGGACGGGTCCACCCGGACGCCCTGCGCGAAGCCATCGCCCGCAACCCCCACGACGTCGCCCTGGCCACCGTGATGTGGGCCAACAACGAGATCGGCACGATCATGCCGGTCCGTGAACTGGCCGACGTGGCAAGGGAGTTCGACGTCCCGCTGCACGCCGACGCAGTCCAGGCCTTCGGCCAGGTCCCCGTCGACTTCGCCGCCTCCGGCCTGGCCGCGATGACGGTCTCCGGCCACAAGATCGGCGGCCCGTACGGCATCGGCGCCCTGCTCCTCGGCCGCGACCGGACCCCCGTACCCGTCCTGCACGGCGGCGGCCAGGAGCGCCACGTCCGCTCCGGCACCCTCGACGTCCCCGCGATCGCCTCCTTCGCGGTCGCCGGCCGCCTCGCCGCCGAGCAGCGCGCATGGTTCGCCCGCGAGATCGGCGCCCTGCGCGACGCCCTGGTCGAGGCGGTGCGTACGGCGGTCCCGGACGCGATCCTCGGCGGCGACCCGGCACCCGGCGGCCGCCTCCCGGCCAACGCGCACTTCACCTTCCCGGGCTGCGAGGGCGACTCCCTGCTCCTGCTCCTGGACGCCCAGGGCATCGAGTGCTCCACCGGCTCCGCCTGCACCGCGGGCGTCGCCCAGCCCAGTCACGTCCTGCTGGCCACCGGTACCGACCCCGACCTGGCCCGCGGCACCCTGCGCTTCTCCCTCGGCCACACCTCCACGGAGGCCGACGTCGAGGCGGTCGCCAAGGCGATCGGCCCGGCGGTGGAACGGGCGCGGGCAGCAGGGCTCACGTAGACCGCTACGCCGGCGCCGTACGCGCCGCCCGTACGAGCTTCATGTACCGGTCCCAGTCCCAGTGCTCCCCGGGGTCCGTGTGGTCGGTGCCCGGCACCTCCACGTGCCCGATGATGTGCTCGCGGTCGACGGGGATGTC contains the following coding sequences:
- a CDS encoding TetR family transcriptional regulator, coding for MSHTLGLRQAQKQKTRQALLDAALGLLEEQSLSSLGLREVTRAVGVAPTAFYRHFRSTADLGVALVEEALGSLHPMIRTIVSSSGDSDQRIERAVGLIAQHVATHPAHVRFIARERHGGVQSVREAIQDQLARFAEEVKAALTKDPVSAGWNDDDLLMLADLYVDQMLMTASLFLEVLEEPEEDRRRVAQVATRQMRLISIGREHWLD
- a CDS encoding ABC transporter permease, whose amino-acid sequence is MISYILRRTLAAVILLLVVTAVTFAIFFLLPRMAGQTADQLAQQYIGKSPTKADILAVKQNLGLDQPLYVQYWHFIKGIVAGATYDLGPTTTHCNAPCFGYSFKNHVEVWPQLTSRLPVTISLAGGAAVLWLVSGVLIGVISALKPRSIFDRAFMGVALAGVSLPMFFTGNLALLLFTFQWPIFGRTYVPFTENPAQWANTLFPAWCSLALLYSAIYARLTRSGMLETMNEDFIRTARAKGLRERKVVARHGLRAALTPIITVFGMDLGLLLGGAVITETVFSLPGIGQYAVQGITDNDLPPILGVTLLAAFFVVIANLLVDLLYAAADPRVRLS
- a CDS encoding ABC transporter ATP-binding protein, encoding MSETKKTDAAPSVPHQASASDEREVLLKVEGLQKHFPIRKGVLQRQVGAVKAVDGIDFEVRKGETLGVVGESGCGKSTMGRVITRLQDPTGGSIHFEGKDITRLNTAGMRPLRRDIQMIFQDPYGSLNPRHTIGGIVSAPFRLQGVEPEGGVKKEVQRLLELVGLSPEHFNRYPHEFSGGQRQRIGIARALALKPKLVVADEPVSALDVSIQAQVVNLMDDLQEELGLTYVIIAHDLSVVRHVSDRIAVMYLGKIVELADRSSLYEAPMHPYTKALMSAVPVPDPKRRGAKSERILLRGDVPSPISPPTGCRFHTRCWKATEICKTTEPPLLELRPGQRVACHHPENFEDQAPQDTVLLSAAKEAAELVSDEVLAESAQTSVAVAAQVEAETEVSSADASAENASAENASAENASSEAASSEEPEASSASADSSGESTDK
- a CDS encoding ABC transporter ATP-binding protein, producing the protein MTELSKTGAAVGEPSPSNVPDAFLAVRDLKVHFPTDDGLVKSVDGLTFQVEKGKTLCIVGESGSGKSVTSLAIMGLHRLGARGKNVQMSGEIWLGGKELVSAAPDEVRRLRGREMAMIFQDPLSAMHPYYTIGNQIVEAYRVHHDVNKKTARKRAIEMLDRVGIPEPDQRVDNYPHEFSGGMRQRAMIAMALVNNPELLIADEPTTALDVTVQAQILDLIRDLQKEFGSAVVLITHDLGVVAEIADDVLVMYGGRCVERGSVDDVFERPQHPYTWGLLGSMPRIDRETSERLIPVKGHPPSLINVPSGCAFHPRCPYADIPKGDVTRTVRPELQQVGGGHFSACHLSPEDRTRIWTEEIAPKL
- a CDS encoding alpha/beta hydrolase; the encoded protein is MSLTGTPFLYTLIALCAVAVALPLILWSRVRGPKVLRTAARMLMLLFAQGTAVALVFTLVNNSNQLYDNWGDLLGTSDHVHEAADLGATGTGGIALEKLPKVRQAFTPGKGPGMRAEGGVLVTQLKGRVSGVHAEVNVWLPPQYRDPAYRNHKFPVVEVLPGYPGSSKAWYGTMDAPQQLAPLMRSGQIEPFIIVSPRTTLLPGRDTGCANIPGKVNADSWLSIDVPKMVMDNFRAQAAPDGWAVAGYSAGAHCAAKLAVAHPDRYRAAVSMSGYNDPVAVPQSLAGRSPALRAANNPYVLLKKSRVPPRVALYLSGQPKDGYEAAMALRRVAKAPTTVDVVFIPKSAGGHTMALWKPQVVPAFRWLTEVMDTQPPVRMAPGSGGTTPLAPSTAGSRHAELASGTASPAAAARTP
- a CDS encoding DUF4190 domain-containing protein, which codes for MQLTAPATARPGTRNRTRDADGMAVASFILGLLGLLVFNVFLGPVAIVLAAASLWRGTKRRGRAFLGMGLGVADLLVLLAFVQLDNTLSWSF
- a CDS encoding trimeric intracellular cation channel family protein; the protein is MLQQLFSPSVQHTLDLIGIFVFAISGALLAVRKNFDVFGIAVLAEVTALGGGLFRDVIIGAVPPAAFTDLGYFLTPLLAALLVFFLHPHVERIQTGVNVFDAAGLGLFCVAGTTKAYDYGLNLTASVALGLATAVGGGVLRDVLANEVPSLLRWDRDLYAVPAIVGATMTVLCLHYDALTPLTSALAAVTAFVLRLLAMRYHWRAPRAWNRRSTVREE
- a CDS encoding ABC transporter substrate-binding protein, with product MEGKRTIMRRSTLAAVAAIGSASLMLSACSKADDNGEGGNKSAGANAATKGVVNASTQKGGTVTYEYSDVPDSFDPGNTYYAYMYNLSRLYARPLMTFKPGPGEEGNTLVPDLAASAGVSSDGGKTWTYKLRSGLKYQDGTPITSKDVKYAVERSNFARDVLSLGPNYFQQFLDGGDKYKGPYKDKSAEGLKSIETPDDTTVVFHLNRAFQEFDYLVATPQTAPVPQAKDKGIDYVKSIVSSGSYQFESYEEGKQAVLVRNKNWDPKTDPLRKQYPDKIVVKLKVNAETIDQDVQAGTAIDMGGTGVQAATQAKVVNSADLKANTDNTYGGRLVYMAINTQVAPFDKVECRKAVQYAIDKVSVQTAEGGPIRGDIASTVLPPDIPGYQKADVYATKGNKGDAAKAKEQLKACGKSSISTNISARSDRPQEIDAATAIIASLKKVGINASLKQYPSGKYFTDYAGVPSFDKKQNIGLHMMQWGADWPGGYGFLQQILHGDAIGASGNTNLSYLDDKQINEMLEKAIATEDETQRNSMYAEIDKLAMDQAAIVPLTYFKVLLYRPANFTNLVSTAAFSGQYDYLNIGTTKK
- a CDS encoding cysteine desulfurase family protein; translated protein: MAYLDHAATTPMLPEAAEALTAQLGITGNASSLHASGRRARRTVEEARETLAEALGARPSEVVFTSGGTEADNLAIKGLYWSRRDADPAGTRTRVLASPVEHHAVLDAVHWLGEHEGATVEYLPVDSHGRVHPDALREAIARNPHDVALATVMWANNEIGTIMPVRELADVAREFDVPLHADAVQAFGQVPVDFAASGLAAMTVSGHKIGGPYGIGALLLGRDRTPVPVLHGGGQERHVRSGTLDVPAIASFAVAGRLAAEQRAWFAREIGALRDALVEAVRTAVPDAILGGDPAPGGRLPANAHFTFPGCEGDSLLLLLDAQGIECSTGSACTAGVAQPSHVLLATGTDPDLARGTLRFSLGHTSTEADVEAVAKAIGPAVERARAAGLT
- a CDS encoding thioesterase family protein; amino-acid sequence: MPEAASAPTAPQATIGDSEFDRDTALIPRAPGVYDIDLSAGWTIISAVNGGYLLAVLGRALADALPHSDPFTISAHYLTASQPGPAVVRTDVVRTGRTLSTGQASLFQYDAEGNEIERIRVLASYGDLDSLPDDVRTTAKPPVFAPMEHCFGPEDSPAPVSGSSAIADRLMLKLDPSTLGWALGQPSGKGEMRAWFGLADGRDADPLSLLLAVDALPPTAFEIGISGWVPTVELTVHVRCRPAPGPLRVSITTRNLAGGFLEEDAEVWDSADRLVAQSRQLARVRLS